One genomic window of Ignavibacteriota bacterium includes the following:
- a CDS encoding DUF1320 family protein translates to MTRLIELVNEGGGSNVPDEERLQRICDYVNNLIDDSLRGKYSLPLNPVPVTLKEIAFQIAKYKLYELRNAVNDNIFKSYEMNMKLLKEYSEGRGRILNSGDDRSNNPFYIKINRRERKIAK, encoded by the coding sequence ATGACAAGGCTTATTGAGCTTGTTAATGAGGGGGGCGGGAGTAATGTTCCTGACGAAGAAAGACTTCAACGGATATGTGATTATGTTAATAATCTGATTGATGATTCTTTGAGAGGAAAATACTCTCTGCCACTTAACCCCGTACCGGTAACTCTTAAAGAAATAGCATTTCAGATTGCTAAATATAAGTTATATGAATTAAGAAATGCAGTCAATGATAATATTTTTAAAAGCTACGAAATGAATATGAAACTGCTAAAAGAATATTCAGAAGGCAGGGGCAGGATATTAAATTCCGGTGATGACAGATCCAATAATCCTTTTTATATTAAGATAAACCGAAGAGAAAGAAAAATTGCTAAATGA